The following are from one region of the Paenalkalicoccus suaedae genome:
- a CDS encoding TIGR04086 family membrane protein has product MSLFKSASTGMFVTFIFILLTSFISAIILKLTAMPEIRLTTALVCTAGLSIFIGGLVAGSKNGQNGWLVGALTAIMYTCSVVLIQLFLFQTILSVSQLVLHSIFFLLAALGGMIGVNIGSGTKQA; this is encoded by the coding sequence GTGTCGTTATTTAAGAGTGCTAGTACAGGAATGTTCGTAACATTTATCTTTATACTCCTCACAAGTTTTATTAGCGCTATCATCTTAAAGCTTACTGCCATGCCGGAAATAAGGTTAACTACGGCTTTAGTATGCACTGCAGGATTATCTATCTTTATTGGGGGGCTCGTAGCTGGTAGCAAAAACGGACAAAATGGTTGGTTAGTTGGTGCCTTAACTGCAATTATGTATACGTGTAGCGTGGTGCTGATCCAATTGTTTCTCTTTCAAACGATTCTGTCCGTTAGTCAGCTAGTATTGCACAGCATCTTTTTCTTATTGGCGGCTTTAGGTGGGATGATTGGAGTTAATATTGGCTCAGGAACAAAACAAGCATAA
- the queA gene encoding tRNA preQ1(34) S-adenosylmethionine ribosyltransferase-isomerase QueA → MDVSMFDYELPEELIAQTPLLDREASRMLVVDRQTGELSHEHFFDITKHLRAGDTLVLNDTKVIPARLFGVKEETGAKIELLLLKEEEDHTWEALVKPSKRIKVGTKVTFGDGLLEATCVKELPEGRRTMRFRFDGIFNEILDQLGEMPLPPYIQEQLEEQDRYQTVFARNRGSAAAPTAGLHFTETMIEKLQQQGINIAYITLHVGLGTFRPVSVDDVESHTMHSEFYQMTDEAASLLEKTKREGGRIVAVGTTSARTLETITRDNDGAFVTASGWTDIFIYPGFEFKAIDGLLTNFHLPKSTLVMLVSAFSSRDIILNAYNEAVAERYRFFSFGDAMLLLNRK, encoded by the coding sequence ATGGACGTATCAATGTTTGACTATGAGCTTCCTGAAGAGCTAATAGCCCAAACTCCACTGCTTGACCGTGAGGCTTCTAGAATGCTTGTTGTGGATCGACAAACAGGCGAGCTTTCTCACGAACATTTTTTTGATATCACGAAGCATTTACGTGCCGGGGATACACTCGTCTTAAATGACACGAAGGTAATCCCTGCGCGTCTTTTTGGTGTGAAAGAGGAGACGGGAGCAAAGATTGAGCTTCTCCTACTTAAAGAAGAAGAGGATCATACATGGGAAGCGCTTGTGAAGCCAAGTAAACGAATTAAGGTTGGTACGAAGGTGACGTTCGGTGATGGACTTTTAGAGGCCACTTGCGTGAAGGAGTTACCAGAAGGAAGACGAACGATGCGCTTCCGATTTGATGGGATCTTTAATGAAATCCTTGATCAGCTAGGCGAAATGCCATTGCCACCTTATATTCAGGAGCAACTAGAAGAGCAGGATCGCTATCAAACGGTGTTTGCTAGAAATCGAGGCTCTGCTGCAGCACCAACTGCAGGACTTCATTTTACGGAAACCATGATAGAAAAACTCCAGCAGCAAGGCATTAATATTGCCTACATTACGCTTCACGTAGGTCTTGGCACGTTTAGGCCTGTTTCAGTAGATGACGTGGAATCACATACGATGCACTCGGAGTTTTATCAGATGACAGATGAGGCCGCAAGTCTTTTAGAGAAAACAAAGCGGGAAGGCGGTCGCATTGTTGCAGTAGGTACAACGAGTGCACGCACGCTAGAGACGATTACGAGAGATAATGACGGTGCATTTGTTACGGCATCTGGCTGGACGGACATTTTTATTTATCCAGGCTTTGAATTTAAAGCGATTGATGGATTGTTAACAAATTTCCACCTGCCTAAATCGACGCTAGTTATGCTTGTAAGTGCATTTAGTAGTCGCGATATTATTTTAAACGCTTATAATGAAGCAGTTGCAGAGCGCTATCGCTTCTTTAGCTTTGGTGATGCAATGCTTTTATTAAATAGAAAGTAG
- a CDS encoding DUF421 domain-containing protein, which yields MMTIILRTVLVYLVILLVFRIMGKREIGQLSVVDFVISLMIAELAAIAIENFRDPLAHHLVPLFLLVFIQMVLAYGALKSQAFRKVVDGSPSVIIKNGKIDEGEMRRQRYNFDDLLLQLRQKDICFMSDVDFAILEPSGQLSVIRKQEHPATMMLPFIMDGRIQHDHLEQLGRDESWLLAELKKRGFTDVAAISFCTLDRGDDLYIDLTD from the coding sequence ATGATGACAATTATTTTACGAACTGTACTCGTGTATCTCGTTATATTACTCGTATTCCGCATCATGGGGAAGCGAGAGATAGGTCAGCTATCTGTCGTTGATTTTGTGATTTCATTAATGATTGCAGAATTAGCCGCTATTGCAATTGAGAATTTTCGAGACCCTTTAGCACATCATCTCGTTCCCCTATTTCTTCTTGTATTTATTCAAATGGTGTTAGCCTATGGGGCACTAAAAAGTCAGGCCTTTCGTAAAGTAGTAGACGGAAGTCCGTCTGTCATTATTAAAAACGGTAAAATTGATGAGGGCGAAATGAGGCGACAGCGCTATAATTTTGATGATCTTCTCCTCCAGCTACGTCAAAAAGACATCTGCTTTATGTCAGATGTCGATTTTGCTATTCTAGAGCCTTCTGGCCAGCTGTCTGTTATACGTAAGCAGGAGCATCCAGCAACGATGATGCTCCCTTTTATTATGGATGGCCGGATCCAGCATGATCATTTAGAGCAGTTAGGTAGAGACGAAAGCTGGCTGTTAGCTGAGTTAAAAAAGAGAGGATTTACAGATGTTGCAGCCATCTCCTTTTGTACGTTAGATCGCGGTGATGATTTGTATATCGATTTAACGGACTAG
- a CDS encoding DUF368 domain-containing protein, translated as MHWKNIYRGLVMGIADLIPGVSGGTMAVILGIYQELIHSINGFFSKDWKKHLGFLVPLGIGIAGALVLFSSVIRFLLANYSQPTFFFFTGLVIGVIPVILVLADSKKSFNAVHFVLITVAAVAVALTAFVREDTGALITDLSMGTMVLLFFAGWMASMAMLLPGISGSLILLLFGVYATAIDALSITSPNFPVIFLVGSGVVLGFVISSKAIRYLFKHYPSYTYAVVVGLLIGSIFVVFPGFGQGSIVLSILSFLLGAGLAFGLGRK; from the coding sequence GTGCATTGGAAAAATATTTATCGCGGTCTTGTAATGGGGATTGCGGACTTAATTCCCGGTGTCAGCGGTGGGACAATGGCTGTCATCTTAGGGATTTATCAGGAGCTTATTCACTCTATTAACGGGTTCTTTAGCAAGGATTGGAAAAAACATCTCGGCTTTTTAGTGCCACTCGGTATAGGAATTGCAGGCGCGCTCGTACTATTTTCTAGCGTCATTAGATTTCTATTAGCAAATTATAGTCAGCCAACCTTTTTCTTTTTCACTGGCTTAGTTATCGGAGTTATCCCAGTGATTTTAGTGTTAGCTGATAGTAAAAAGTCCTTTAATGCCGTTCACTTTGTCTTGATTACCGTTGCAGCAGTTGCGGTAGCACTAACGGCGTTTGTGAGAGAAGACACTGGTGCGCTCATCACGGATTTATCGATGGGAACAATGGTTTTGTTGTTTTTTGCTGGCTGGATGGCAAGTATGGCGATGCTACTTCCTGGGATCAGCGGTTCGTTAATCCTTCTACTATTTGGAGTATATGCAACGGCCATTGATGCCTTGTCCATTACTTCTCCAAACTTTCCAGTTATTTTTCTAGTTGGATCTGGAGTTGTACTTGGATTTGTTATCAGCAGTAAGGCAATACGCTATTTGTTTAAGCATTATCCGAGCTACACGTATGCCGTGGTTGTCGGATTGTTAATAGGATCAATCTTTGTTGTTTTCCCAGGCTTTGGTCAAGGCAGCATCGTGTTAAGCATACTGTCATTTTTACTGGGAGCCGGGCTTGCGTTCGGTCTTGGTCGAAAATAG
- a CDS encoding DUF2905 domain-containing protein: MESIPKLLIWSGLTLLVVGLLWQFLSRFISLGRLPFDIVIERGNTTFYFPIMTSIILSVVLSLIIYLVNR; this comes from the coding sequence ATGGAGTCTATCCCAAAGCTCCTTATTTGGAGTGGACTAACCTTGCTTGTTGTAGGATTATTATGGCAGTTCTTAAGTAGGTTCATTTCTCTTGGAAGACTGCCTTTTGATATTGTGATTGAACGAGGTAATACGACCTTTTATTTCCCAATCATGACATCAATTATTTTAAGTGTTGTTTTGTCGCTTATAATTTATTTAGTTAATAGGTAA
- the secD gene encoding protein translocase subunit SecD gives MAKRKGVRKGFIALFFVIVVAFGALIATNVMDNVEDISLGLDLQGGFEVLYEAESLSDGMEINEEVLSDTVASLIARIDVLGVSEPVVSIEGDDRIRVQLPGVEDQNQARELLSTQAQLSIRDVDDELYLDGGDLVEGGARQSFDPNTNQPVVLVQVRDGSLFGEITSEIRQRPIGENLLAIWLDYEEGDTFSEEMMKEDSKIVSAPSVNETIQSSDIMISGSFTVEEAQNLAGILNAGALPVELVELSANSVGASLGERSLELAVNAGFIGIALIFAYMLVYYRFLGAVAIITLSMYIYVVLVVFNWMNAVLTLPGIAALILGVGMAVDANIITFERIKDEVRSGKSTMSAFRAGSRRSLSTILDANITTILAAGVLFYFGTSAVQGFAVMLIVSILTSFLTAVFASRLLLGLWVNSRALNKKPRLFGVKEREINEL, from the coding sequence ATGGCAAAGCGTAAAGGTGTCCGAAAAGGGTTTATTGCCCTCTTTTTTGTGATCGTCGTAGCTTTTGGTGCGCTGATCGCAACGAATGTCATGGACAACGTAGAGGATATTAGCTTGGGACTAGATCTACAGGGTGGCTTTGAAGTACTTTATGAAGCAGAATCCTTGAGTGATGGAATGGAAATAAATGAGGAGGTATTATCCGATACGGTAGCCTCTTTAATAGCGAGAATTGACGTGCTTGGCGTATCCGAACCAGTCGTATCTATCGAAGGAGACGATCGTATTCGTGTGCAACTCCCTGGTGTCGAGGATCAAAACCAGGCACGTGAACTACTATCTACACAGGCGCAACTCTCCATCCGAGATGTTGACGATGAGCTTTATCTAGACGGTGGAGACCTAGTAGAGGGTGGAGCAAGACAAAGCTTTGATCCTAACACGAACCAACCGGTTGTATTAGTGCAGGTACGTGACGGAAGCTTGTTTGGTGAAATCACATCTGAAATTCGTCAACGTCCAATTGGTGAGAACCTTCTTGCGATTTGGTTAGACTACGAAGAAGGTGATACGTTCAGCGAAGAAATGATGAAGGAAGACTCAAAGATTGTGAGTGCGCCTTCGGTGAACGAGACAATCCAAAGTAGTGACATTATGATCAGCGGTAGTTTTACCGTGGAAGAAGCACAGAACTTAGCAGGTATCTTAAACGCTGGTGCCCTTCCTGTTGAATTAGTGGAGCTCTCTGCTAACTCCGTAGGTGCATCTCTTGGTGAGCGTTCGCTAGAGCTTGCAGTAAATGCAGGGTTCATCGGTATAGCTCTCATCTTTGCATATATGCTTGTATACTATCGCTTCCTAGGAGCTGTCGCGATTATTACGTTATCCATGTACATTTATGTTGTACTTGTTGTCTTCAACTGGATGAACGCGGTCTTAACGCTTCCAGGTATTGCAGCCCTTATTTTAGGGGTTGGTATGGCAGTAGATGCGAATATCATTACATTTGAACGTATTAAAGACGAGGTTCGATCTGGTAAATCGACGATGAGCGCGTTCCGTGCTGGTAGTCGTCGCTCACTATCAACGATCTTAGATGCCAATATTACAACGATTCTTGCGGCAGGGGTGCTCTTCTACTTTGGTACGAGCGCGGTTCAAGGCTTTGCCGTCATGCTTATCGTAAGCATCCTGACAAGCTTCCTAACAGCTGTGTTTGCTTCTAGATTATTGTTAGGACTATGGGTTAACAGCCGAGCGCTTAATAAAAAGCCTCGCTTGTTCGGTGTGAAGGAGCGTGAAATAAATGAACTTTGA
- the tgt gene encoding tRNA guanosine(34) transglycosylase Tgt, whose translation MSAITYEHIKTCKQSGARLGIVHTPHGSFETPIFMPVGTLATVKTMAPEELKQMNAQIILSNTYHLWLRPGSDIVKEAGGLHKFMNWDRPILTDSGGFQVFSLSALRNITEEGVEFRNHLSGEKLFLTPEKSMHVQNDLGPDIMMAFDECPPFPAEHSYMKASVERTSRWAERCLEAHARPQDQGLFGIVQGGEYADLRKQSAKDLVSLDFPGYAIGGLSVGEPKDIMNQVLEETTPLLPSDKPRYLMGVGSADSLIDGAIRGVDMFDCVLPTRIARNGTLMTSSGRLVVRNAKFARDFGPLDENCDCHVCKNYSRAYIRHLIKCNETLGLRLCSYHNLHFLLSLMEKVREAIRQDRLLDFREEFFEAYGFNKPNAKNF comes from the coding sequence ATGTCAGCAATAACGTACGAGCACATTAAAACGTGTAAACAGTCAGGAGCTCGTCTTGGAATCGTTCATACTCCTCACGGATCGTTTGAGACACCAATCTTCATGCCAGTAGGAACGCTTGCTACGGTTAAGACAATGGCGCCTGAAGAGCTAAAGCAGATGAATGCGCAAATTATTTTAAGTAACACCTATCACCTATGGCTCCGACCAGGGTCTGATATTGTAAAAGAAGCTGGTGGATTGCACAAATTCATGAATTGGGATCGCCCAATATTAACAGATTCTGGGGGCTTTCAAGTATTTAGCTTAAGTGCTCTTCGTAACATTACGGAGGAAGGCGTAGAGTTCCGTAACCACCTAAGCGGAGAGAAGCTCTTCCTTACTCCAGAAAAATCGATGCACGTACAAAACGATTTAGGTCCCGATATCATGATGGCTTTTGATGAGTGCCCACCATTTCCAGCCGAGCATTCATATATGAAGGCATCTGTGGAACGAACTAGCAGATGGGCGGAGCGTTGTTTAGAAGCGCACGCTAGACCTCAGGACCAGGGTTTGTTTGGTATTGTCCAAGGCGGAGAATACGCAGATCTTAGAAAGCAAAGTGCAAAGGATCTCGTATCGTTAGATTTCCCTGGCTATGCCATTGGCGGACTTTCAGTTGGGGAGCCCAAGGATATTATGAATCAAGTGTTAGAGGAGACAACTCCTTTATTACCATCGGATAAACCAAGATATTTAATGGGAGTCGGATCCGCAGACTCACTCATCGACGGTGCAATTCGAGGTGTTGATATGTTTGACTGCGTGTTACCTACTCGCATCGCGCGAAATGGTACTCTCATGACAAGCTCTGGTCGTTTAGTAGTGCGAAATGCAAAGTTTGCGCGTGACTTCGGTCCACTTGATGAAAACTGTGACTGTCACGTATGTAAAAACTACTCACGCGCGTACATTCGCCACTTAATTAAGTGTAATGAGACTCTTGGGTTAAGGCTGTGCTCGTACCATAACCTGCACTTCCTTTTATCTTTAATGGAAAAAGTGAGAGAGGCAATCCGTCAGGATCGTCTACTCGATTTCCGCGAAGAGTTCTTTGAAGCATATGGATTTAATAAGCCAAATGCAAAGAATTTTTAA
- the spoVB gene encoding stage V sporulation protein B: MTKQSFIKGALILVLAGFLTRFLGFINKMIVARVLGAEGVGLYMMAVPTLLLVLTLTQLGLPIAVSKLIAEAEARHAYDERRRILQTALLITTSASIVLSILTFFVAPILASTFLTDERALYPLLAIIPVIPIVAVSSVLRGYFQGRQNMVPTAVSSVVEQVVRITCVALLTTIFLPYGIEYAAAGAMVSVILGEAFSLIYLLLQFRKSKRVSAKPSKQAFQRLMKIGMPTTGSRFIGSISLFFEPILVAQCLAMYGITATAGTMLYGELTGFAIPMILLPTFLTFALSTSLVPFVSEAHSRNDLTAIHYRIHQVIKYSMLSGGISAICLFFFADEIMGAVYHAPETGVYLSLLAPFSVILYVQGPLQAVLQAIDSAKQAMVNSLIGAVVKLSAIYVLTASFGIMGTAVAIIIGFIVVTCLHVISVATSIGWASDRRFIQKIILLFTITTVFAWWTSSYVYSTLTMFVAIFAISCIYVIGIFLLRLVEKRELKRFS; the protein is encoded by the coding sequence ATGACTAAACAAAGTTTTATAAAAGGAGCACTCATATTAGTACTTGCTGGCTTCCTTACCCGCTTTTTAGGCTTTATCAATAAAATGATCGTAGCTCGAGTTCTAGGAGCAGAAGGTGTAGGTCTTTACATGATGGCTGTTCCTACACTTTTGCTCGTGCTAACACTCACTCAGCTCGGTCTACCAATTGCGGTTAGTAAGCTAATCGCAGAGGCCGAGGCTCGCCACGCCTATGATGAAAGGCGACGCATTTTACAAACAGCACTTCTCATCACGACATCAGCAAGTATTGTCCTCTCGATCCTGACATTCTTCGTTGCACCAATACTTGCAAGTACGTTTTTAACAGACGAGCGCGCGCTTTATCCATTACTCGCTATCATTCCTGTTATCCCAATTGTAGCGGTCTCCTCCGTGCTCCGTGGCTATTTTCAAGGCAGGCAAAACATGGTACCAACAGCTGTGTCATCTGTAGTGGAGCAAGTTGTGCGCATCACGTGCGTGGCGTTACTTACCACGATTTTTCTGCCCTATGGTATTGAATACGCTGCAGCAGGCGCTATGGTTTCCGTTATTTTAGGAGAAGCGTTTTCACTCATCTATCTTCTCTTGCAGTTTCGCAAAAGTAAACGCGTCTCTGCAAAGCCATCGAAGCAGGCATTTCAGCGACTGATGAAAATAGGAATGCCGACAACAGGAAGTAGATTTATTGGCTCTATATCGCTTTTTTTTGAGCCTATACTTGTGGCTCAATGTCTTGCTATGTATGGAATAACAGCAACAGCAGGAACCATGCTTTATGGAGAACTGACAGGGTTTGCGATTCCAATGATCCTCCTTCCAACTTTTTTAACGTTTGCCCTATCAACGTCCCTTGTCCCATTTGTCAGTGAAGCGCACTCACGCAATGATCTCACCGCCATTCATTACCGAATTCATCAAGTTATTAAATATTCGATGCTATCCGGTGGAATCTCTGCTATTTGCCTATTCTTTTTTGCGGATGAAATTATGGGGGCGGTCTACCATGCACCAGAAACAGGCGTTTACTTGAGTCTTCTTGCACCATTTAGTGTCATTCTCTATGTGCAAGGTCCGTTACAGGCAGTTTTACAGGCAATTGATTCAGCAAAGCAGGCGATGGTTAATAGTCTTATTGGAGCGGTTGTAAAGCTGTCGGCCATCTATGTCCTTACTGCATCGTTTGGGATTATGGGTACAGCTGTTGCAATTATTATTGGATTTATCGTCGTCACATGTTTACACGTTATTTCTGTCGCAACCTCCATTGGTTGGGCAAGTGATCGCCGTTTTATTCAAAAAATCATTCTCTTGTTTACTATTACAACGGTCTTTGCTTGGTGGACAAGCTCTTACGTTTATTCCACGCTGACTATGTTTGTTGCTATATTCGCTATCTCCTGTATCTATGTTATTGGTATCTTTCTTCTTAGACTAGTGGAAAAACGGGAGCTAAAGCGTTTTAGCTAG
- a CDS encoding post-transcriptional regulator yields the protein MLTWNDWRQELEPVLDSKWEEFQLLGYNTVSKDEVWTSFVTKMTRQKVVPESLRLHQITSLLLGLKPNDYMTQMTIGAYKDDFNFFATKETE from the coding sequence ATGCTAACTTGGAATGATTGGAGGCAAGAGCTCGAACCTGTTCTTGATAGTAAGTGGGAGGAGTTTCAGCTTCTTGGTTATAACACAGTATCGAAAGACGAAGTTTGGACGAGCTTTGTCACAAAAATGACACGACAAAAGGTGGTACCAGAATCTCTAAGGCTACACCAGATTACGTCGCTACTACTAGGCTTAAAGCCGAATGATTACATGACTCAGATGACAATCGGGGCTTATAAAGACGATTTCAATTTTTTTGCAACGAAAGAAACAGAATAA
- a CDS encoding ArsB/NhaD family transporter — MFLASIIFIISYFFIITEKGNRALVACIGGVLMLLCGVITFDQALLMYIDWHTVTLLLSMMILVSITSRSGIFEYLAIYLAQAVKGRPIPLLVVIASLTACGSALLNNVTTVLLIVPIIFTITSILQISAIPYLMATILAANIGGTATLIGDPPNVMISQAVDHFTFNSFLIHLGPVVAIIYFLVMTGIVFLYRSKLSVRADQSRSLMAISPRSFIVNKVLAYKSIFVLVITTLGFIAQSYLQVGITSIAMAGALLLMLLAANEHETEEVLQSVEWVTIFFFIGLFMLVGGLEEIGLLDHIAQAIMSVTDGNLSTTALLVLWVSGIVSGFVDNIPFVAAMIPVMLEFESYGVQNMDPLWWALALGACLGGNGTIVGASANVVVAGLAVKAKQPFNYVDFLKVGLPTVIISFVVSTIYLYLRYFTYL; from the coding sequence GTGTTTTTAGCTAGTATCATCTTTATTATCAGTTACTTCTTTATTATTACTGAAAAAGGGAACAGGGCGCTTGTAGCCTGTATAGGCGGCGTTTTGATGCTATTATGTGGTGTCATTACGTTTGATCAAGCACTTCTGATGTATATTGACTGGCACACCGTTACACTTCTTCTTTCTATGATGATACTGGTGTCTATTACGAGTAGAAGTGGGATATTTGAATATCTAGCTATTTATCTGGCTCAAGCTGTAAAAGGCAGACCAATTCCGCTACTAGTCGTTATTGCGTCACTCACAGCCTGCGGATCTGCGTTATTAAATAATGTTACGACGGTACTTCTGATAGTACCTATTATTTTTACCATCACCTCAATTCTACAGATTTCCGCTATTCCTTATTTAATGGCAACCATTCTAGCAGCGAATATAGGAGGAACAGCAACGCTCATAGGAGATCCACCAAATGTGATGATCAGTCAGGCAGTGGATCATTTTACATTTAATTCCTTCCTTATTCACTTAGGACCTGTTGTAGCTATAATATATTTTTTAGTGATGACTGGAATTGTGTTTCTCTACCGTTCTAAGCTTTCTGTAAGAGCTGATCAAAGCAGATCACTCATGGCAATCTCCCCTAGATCTTTCATTGTTAATAAGGTCCTTGCGTACAAATCCATTTTTGTGCTTGTCATAACAACATTAGGATTTATCGCGCAGTCCTATCTGCAAGTAGGAATTACGAGTATTGCCATGGCAGGAGCACTCCTCCTGATGCTACTTGCTGCAAATGAGCATGAGACAGAGGAGGTCCTTCAGTCAGTAGAGTGGGTAACGATTTTTTTCTTTATCGGATTATTTATGCTCGTTGGGGGATTAGAGGAGATCGGATTATTGGATCACATCGCTCAAGCCATCATGTCTGTTACAGACGGTAATCTTTCTACAACAGCTTTATTAGTATTATGGGTATCTGGGATTGTGTCAGGTTTTGTTGATAATATTCCTTTTGTTGCGGCCATGATTCCAGTTATGCTTGAATTCGAAAGCTACGGTGTGCAAAATATGGACCCATTGTGGTGGGCACTTGCGTTAGGTGCATGTCTTGGCGGAAATGGCACAATCGTAGGAGCTAGCGCAAATGTCGTTGTAGCAGGCCTTGCAGTGAAAGCAAAGCAGCCATTTAATTACGTCGATTTTTTGAAGGTTGGGTTACCGACAGTCATCATTTCGTTTGTTGTCTCTACGATCTATCTATACCTTCGCTATTTTACGTATCTTTAA
- the ruvB gene encoding Holliday junction branch migration DNA helicase RuvB gives MEDRMMDADKQHDEELEEYSLRPSTLSTYIGQRAVKENLTVYIEAAKQRQESLDHVLLYGPPGLGKTTLSMIIANEMNVQLRTTSGPAIERPGDLAAILTSLEPGDVLFIDEIHRLPRTVEEILYPAMEDFFLDIVIGKGPAARSVKLDLPPFTLVGATTRAGMLSAPLRDRFGVMSRLEYYTPEELELIVKRTADVLQVDVEEEAARMVSRRSRGTPRIANRLLRRIRDFAQVRGNGSITGEITDESLKLLQVDRLGLDEVDHKLLMAMIERFRGGPVGIETIAATIGEESHTIEDVYEPYLLQIGFLQRTPRGRIVTAAAYEHFGLEVT, from the coding sequence GAAGAATATAGCTTACGGCCCTCCACACTATCTACTTATATTGGGCAACGAGCAGTCAAAGAGAATTTAACCGTGTATATTGAAGCCGCAAAGCAACGTCAGGAAAGTCTTGATCATGTGCTATTATATGGTCCTCCTGGTCTCGGTAAAACAACGCTATCCATGATTATTGCGAATGAGATGAACGTACAGCTTCGCACGACGTCTGGCCCAGCTATTGAACGTCCAGGAGATTTAGCTGCTATCTTAACCTCTCTTGAGCCAGGAGATGTGCTGTTTATTGATGAAATTCATCGGTTGCCACGAACAGTAGAGGAGATTCTTTATCCTGCCATGGAGGACTTTTTCTTAGATATAGTCATTGGCAAGGGACCGGCTGCGAGGTCTGTGAAGCTAGATCTTCCACCCTTTACGCTTGTAGGGGCTACAACAAGAGCCGGTATGCTATCCGCGCCATTACGCGATCGGTTTGGTGTCATGAGTCGACTAGAATACTATACACCTGAAGAGTTAGAACTTATCGTAAAGCGGACGGCTGATGTTCTTCAAGTCGATGTGGAAGAAGAAGCAGCAAGAATGGTTTCTCGCAGATCAAGAGGAACGCCTCGAATTGCGAATCGTCTCTTACGTCGCATTCGAGATTTTGCTCAGGTGAGAGGGAATGGCTCTATTACGGGAGAAATAACCGATGAGTCACTGAAGCTTCTTCAAGTGGACCGACTAGGTTTAGATGAAGTCGATCATAAGCTGTTGATGGCAATGATTGAACGTTTTCGTGGAGGACCGGTTGGTATTGAGACGATCGCCGCTACAATTGGAGAGGAATCTCATACGATCGAAGACGTCTATGAGCCGTACCTTTTACAAATAGGATTCCTTCAGCGCACGCCACGTGGTAGAATAGTTACTGCTGCCGCTTATGAGCATTTTGGTTTGGAGGTCACGTAA
- the yajC gene encoding preprotein translocase subunit YajC, with amino-acid sequence MELLMTLLPLILMFAIFYFLLIRPQQKRQKKVREMHDSLQKGDKIVTIGGMHGTIDAIDEGRVVINVDGTNKLTFDRQAIREVRNAD; translated from the coding sequence ATGGAGCTATTAATGACTTTATTACCGTTAATTCTTATGTTTGCGATTTTCTACTTCCTTTTGATTCGTCCGCAACAAAAGCGACAGAAAAAGGTTCGTGAAATGCACGATTCCCTACAGAAGGGTGATAAGATTGTTACGATTGGCGGGATGCACGGTACGATTGACGCGATTGACGAAGGACGTGTTGTCATCAACGTTGATGGTACAAACAAGCTAACGTTTGATCGTCAAGCAATACGTGAAGTACGTAACGCTGACTAA